AAGATTGGGATAGGTTTTAATACGAATTCTGTAACTCGCTATGGCGTGGGCGTCGTACACCTTGGAAAAATGCATCTCCGCTGGTGCCGCAACTGCAATCTGCCAATACTAGAGGAAACAAGATGTGGGATTTGTGGAAAAGAGACGCATGTCGTCGATATGACGCCACCAGGCGATGTTCGCCCAGCATTTCCATATGATGTTAAGAAAATCGTGGAAATTGTCGACAAGCAGTTCGGTGTGGGATGCGGAAAGAGAGTTATTCCCGAAGGAACAATCGTTCTGCTGAATAAAGTTCCGGCGCTCGACCGTATGGATGAGGTCATTATCAACGGTGAAGTCGTTGGCGCCCTTAGATACGATATCGGGAAGGGATGGAAATTTATACTGCGCATGCCAGCTGCTAGAGCCATCGGTGATATAGCGGAACGAGGGTTCGTAATCGCTGATGATGGTACAGTTGAGTCAATTGTTGAACATCATGCGAACCTTATGGCGCCAGGAGTTCTCAAAACTGCGGAAGAGCTTCAGGTTGGAGATGAAGTCGTTGTCTTAACAAAAGATCGTCACGCATTTGCAACAGGCACGGCTCGTATGTCTGGAAAGGAGATGATAAAGAAAGGAAGAGGGGTAGCGGTCAAAGTGAGGTGGGCTGAAAGGCCTCGGGAACATTCTTCGCAAGCTAAAAAAACAAATTGGTCAGACGTTTTGAAAGCTAATGAAGCAGTCATTTCGAGAAGGGTTAATGAAGCGACGAGATTTATAAGAGAGGTTGTTGAAAAGAATCGTCTTCCCTGCGCTGTTTCATTTTCTGGCGGAAAGGATAGCCTCGCGTGCCTGTTGCTCACAATCGACGCAGGCTTTAGATTTCCCATACTTTTTATTGACACAGGTCTCGAGTTTGAAGAGACCGTTCATCATGTTTTGGAGATAGCTAAGAAATATGATCTTAAAGTAATTATCGAAAAGGCGAGTGAAAATGCTTTCTACGGACATCTCGATATTTTTGGACCGCCAGGAAGAGATTACAGGTGGTGCTGCAAGACAAATAAGCTCGGTCCTACGGTGAAGGCAATCACGAAATATTTTCCCGAAGGGCTCCTTTCATTCATCGGCCAGAGGAGATATGAGTCGGAGAGCAGGGCGGAAAAGGATCGTGTATGGAAGAATCCATGGACGCCTGGTCAAATTGGAGCGTCGCCGATCCAGGATTGGACAGCCTTGCATGTGTGGCTTTATATCTTTTCGAAGGGTGAAAAATATAATCCATGGTATGAAAGGGGGCTCGATCGAATCGGATGCTACCTCTGCCCAGCCTCAGATTTGTCCGAATTAGAAATCGTTGAAAGGAATTGTGAGTTGTACAAGAAATGGAAAGATTACCTCTATAATTATGCCTTGAAGAAGGGGTTTGAGACGGATTGGGTCGATCTCGGGCTGTGGCGATGGAAAAGGATTCCACAATCGATTATTGATGAGCTCAAACGCCTTGGCAAGGAAGATGCACTCCGGCAACAACATGATACCAATGAAGCCGAGCGGTTGAGAGCAACACAGAGGGGCTTGACACTCATCATGCAGGAGGGGTATTCGCCGTGCATCAAAGGTTACAGTGCTGAGGGTATCTTCAACAAACCTCTGAATTTCGTGGCGGTTTGCAACCTGCTCAACATCGTTGGAGAGGTTGACATCGACTCTGAGGGAAATTTCTGTCGAGTTAATGATGTGATCGTGATGAAAGAGGGGGCGATTATTGCGAAGGGACAAAGCCCCGATGAAATAAAAGAAAATGTGGAAAAGGTGCGCCAAGCAGTAGTCAAGGCCATGGAGTGCGTCGGGTGCGGAGTATGCATCGCAAGATGCAACAAGGGTGCACTCATGCTCGAGCAGGATCACATTCGAATTCTTCCAGACAGATGCGTTCACTGCGGAAATTGTATCGAACCGTGTCCTGCACTCAGCTTTGGCGACTCCGCTTTCGAATTCTAAGTCTCAGTCATATTTATGCAGAGATCTTCGACCAACGCGAGACCAGATTGCCTCCACGCTCAACGCACAAAATCGATTCCGTCGTCGTTCGCTGAACTGTATCCTTTTGTATTCCTCCGGGGAGCAAAATCGCTGGCTAGCTTATCCTCGTAATCGTAGTCGCTTCTTCCGAACATGTATTTCGATTTTGCACCTGTGACGATGAGGAGCACTTTGATCGTTCCCTTTAGTTCTTGTTCAATCGAGCAACCCCAGATAATTCTTGCCCTTTCATTCACACTGTTTGTGACGATCTCAGCGGCTCTCTGAGCCTCCGCAATTGTCATGTCAGGACCACCGACCACCCTGATCAGGGCACCTTTGGCATCCTTTAGGTCAATTTCACCGAGCAATGGCGATGTAAGTGCTTCCTTAACCGCTGCTTCGACTCGATCATCCTCATCATCGGATTCGCCGATGCCAACGAATGAAATTCCTCCTTCTCTCATAACAGTCTGGATATCGCTGTAATCAAGGTTCACCAGTCCCGGTTTCGTGATGATCTCGGTGAGACCTTTCATTGTCTGCATTAAGACCTCATCGGCCACCTTGAACGCTGCATCAATCGGGAGTTTCGGAACGAGCTCCAGAAGCTTGTCATTCGGTATGACGATCGTCGTGTCGCAGACACGTCTCAACTTATCGAGACCCGCAAGTGCGTTTTCCATTCTAACCGTTCCTTCAGCTTTGAACGGTAATGTAACAACGCCGATTGTCAGGGCTTGAAGCGATTCCTTGGCGATTCTTGCAACAAAATGCGCTGCTCCAGTACCTGTTCCACCACCCAAACCAGCAGTGACGAAAACGATGTGTGCCCCTCTCAGATACTCTCTGATTTCGAGCTCATTCTCCCTCGCCGCTTGTTCACCAACTTCCGGTATTGCGCCGGCGCCAAGTCCCCTTGTTGCAGTTCTTCCTATGAGAATCTTCTTTGGCGCACGAATTGTCAGGAGATGCTTTGCATCAGTGTTAATTGCACATAGCTGCGCTCCACTGATGCCAGCGTCGACGCATCGATTGATTGTGTTTGACCCACCTCCACCGCAACCGATGATCTTGATACAGACATCCATCTGAGCCGCGATCTTACGCAGCTCTTCATCGATATCCGAAGATACATTTACGGCCCCTTGACCAATCTGCTGGTCACCATTTACAGATTTCGATACCGCTAAAGCGTGCTTCACTAATGAATTCACCATGAGTGCATCCCTCGTTTTACGATAAGCTGCAACTGGAATATAAATATTGCGTAAGACCAGTTTGATGACTACTTGTGCTACCCTCGTGCGACTCCTGATATGTACACTGCTGTGCCTTATCAAGGCTTTTCGGAACAATCTCAGATCAGATGAAAGAAAAACTGAGTTTTCAACCGATAATATGCATAACAATTTCAGGCCACATAACAAGATGAATGCTTGGTGCCCCTTCGAACTGTCTATAGTATTTCTGATAGATTTCCTCAGCGGAAGATGGCATAAGAGCCGATGCCAGCTTCAGACAAACGATGCCTATGATATATATGGTAAAAAGAGCAGATGGTTCCTTTTCTTCGACGCGTTTCTTGCAACTCTCCTCAAAGAATTCGAGGAATTCATCCTCTAGAAAGGATCGCAACATCTCGATGGCGCTCATTTTGTTACCAGAAACTGTCGCTGAGGTGACAGAGTCTATCAACTCGTGCAACCTTGAAATCGCCCAAACATCGACACCGGCGAGGTCTGACGGTTTCATCTCGGGTCTTTCCTTGATAGAGTCACTGACAGTTCTTCCAATCCTCAAAAGCTCATTCCTCACCGTCGCCTCCTTCATTCTTTCCTCAATAATCTCCCTTGTTTCGTCGTAAGTTCTTGATCTGCTTGCTCTCACCGCCTTTTTTAAAGGTTCTTCAATTGCACCGCTGAAGACGCCCATTCGTGAGAGATCAGGTGCCATTCTGAGAATATCGACAACGTAGGCACGGAGTTGCTCGGCGCTCCGATACCTATGTTTCACGAAATCAAGGCATGCAGCAATGTCCTTGACGGCTTCAATCACTTCACCATCAAGAAAGGTCGACTTTGAAACTTCTACCAGCGCTTCAATATCATCAACTGGTATCTCCTTATTTCTCGCCATTGCGATGAGCAGCATTGTCTGCTCGTAAAATGACGCGTATGTGATCGCGTGAAATCCGACGTGCTCTCCGAGAAATGACAGTACCGCTCTGCGAACGTCTCTGCTCGGATGAATGATATTATTGAGAACAGCATCCATCCCGACGCGAGATTTCGTGATTTCAGACAAACAATGTCTCACGCCCATCCGAACTTTTTGATCAGGATTGTGATAAAACTTCAAGAGAATTGCAACCATCTCATAAGGATCCTTGGTGCCATGGCGTAATATTCGTTTTTCCATGCGCCTTCTTTCGGCCGCCAGTGGAGATTTAAAAGACCGGACAAGGATTTTTTCGATTCTCATCCCCTCGGTCACTCTCTTCTGAGGAGACACGAACAGTCGACGTAAAGAAAAGCGCGCCATGTTGTCAAATCCAATACATATAAGAAAATACTAGAATCTTTCTAGCAGGTTGATTAGAATAAGGTTGAGAAAATGGATCGCGATAATTGCAAGAGGAAATAGAGGTCCTTCTCGCTCGCTTTCAAAACACTATTTTTGACCCACCTGGGTCATTATGGATTTTGAAAACTGTATAGAAAAAGCTTTTATGGTGTCTCTTCGATTATACTCTTGGTAGGCGCTCGTAGAGAGTGTGGATTAAGATGGGTGAATTATCACAGATACGCAGTGTTTTGGATGACATTAAGAATCTCGATCATGTATTGGACGTTTCTCTTATCTCAAGAGGTGGAATGTATATTACCGGCGATCCTCCGAGAGGTGTACATCAGGAAACATTTGCGGCCATGTCCGCGATTATTATTGGCGCGGCGGAGACGACATCCGCAGAACTAAAAGACACGTTGAACAAAGTGGTGCTGCAGCTTTCGAATAGAAATCTGATTTTAACTGGTGCTGGACCGCGTTATTTGCTCGTAGTGGCAACGGATGCATCGGCAGATGTGAACAAAATCGCCAACGATGCCAAAGAAATAATTTCGAAAATTGAGTTAACGCTCTAATTACAATCTTCTCATGCCTCTCGCGATCCATTCGGAAATGCATTTTGCGCCGTAACTGAGGGAATCTGAAAATTTTCTCGATGCGCCTTCGGCTCTCGTCGTTCTGTTGAGAATTTCCCTGACGAGATCGTCGGCAGTTTCGCAATGATCTGGAAAGAGTGTATATCCCTTTCCTATGTGAGATAGCGAATGCGCATCGCTTCCACCAGTCTCACCGCAATCGACAATTTCAAGAAGTCTTTTCGCTTTAGAATTTGACCTTGACGACGATCGTGCGTTAATCGTCTCGATCGCGTCGAATTTCTTGCCAATAATTTCTTTTCTTCCAAGCCCCGACCACAAACGATAAGGATGCGGTGCGACAGCGATGCCCCCATGATCATGGATCAGGTCGATCGTCTCTTCGACGCTTTTTCCGCGCGGAATAATTTCTCTTACGTTATACGCAATCACATGTCCCCCGCTGCTTGTAATCTCAACACCTGGCAGTATAATGACATCATTCTGTTTGATCGTAAGTGCTTGATTCGTGCCTTCAAGAGAATTGTGATCGACGATCGAAACAGCACGAATGCAGAGAGCCCTACATTTTTCAAGAATCGCTTCGACCTTCAGATTACAATCGCCAGAATAAATTGAATGAACATGGAGGTCGGCCATCATCTAATTAATGCTCCGTTCTCGATGTCTCCGTCCACGGTGATCAGAATGCCATTGTCTGTCAAAAGTGGCAAGGCAATCGAGGCGTCTGGAGATGGCAGAAAGACCGCGATCTTGCTACCTTTCTTGAGAACGTCGTTCCTCATTTCGATCTTCACGGGTCTGCCGATATCTATCGTCCTCGAGTCAATGACCTGGCCAACAACGAGCCTCAACTTTTGAAAATCAGAGAATGGCAAAACTCGATCAGACGGATTCATGCCAGAATTAACTGGTGTACCCGCTGGAACATCCTCTGCAGGCGTAAGAAGAATAACTTTGTTGGAATGTTCCGCCGCTAACAACATTCCCTGAGATTCAACACCTCTCAATTTGGCAGGCTGCAGATTTGTCACAACAACGATTTTTTTTCCAACAAGTTCGTTCTTGTCATACTGACCCTTCAAACCGGCAACGAGCCTTATTCTCTTTCCAACATCAACCTCGAGAACATACAACTTATCGGCGTTTGGATGATCCGCAGCACTGATGATCTGACCAACCTTCAAATTCAATTTTTCGAACTCTTTAAACATTGTCATATCCTCCTCAATTTCGATCTTTGAAAACAGCGGGCGAGGCTCCCTCAACTTCTGACCTGGAACAACAGGGATAAAAATCCAATCCCATCCTTTACTCAAGAGGCTTTCCTCATAACCCAACAAAGCCCAAAGATCAGAAGCCGAACGGGGCAAGAACGGATAGGATAAAATAGCGAGCGCTTTGACGATCTCGAGATTTAGATTAAGAACGGACCCGCATCGATCTCTATCCTGTTTCAGAAGAGCCCAGGGCGCGACGCTATCGAAAAATCTGTTTCCGAATTGAGCGAGATCCATCACCGCTTTTAGCGCTTTTTTGAACTGGCAGGTTGAGAGATACTGGTCGACTTCATTAACCGCGAAAGAAATCGCATCGGTGACTTTCCTCCGTTCCTCATCAACGCCATGGCACGCAGGAATCGATCCAAAGTTACGATAAGTGAAGCTTAGAACTCTATGGTAGTAGTTCCCTAGCGTAGCCACGAGTTCGTTATTTGTTTTCGCTTCAAAATCATCCCAGTCGAATTCACTGTCCCGATTTTCCGGCATATTTGCAGCCAAATAATATCTAATGATGTCTGGGTCAAAACGAGAGAGCATGTTGGGAATATCGATGCTTACCCCCCGGCTCTTCGAAAACTTCTCTCCCTTAAAAGTGAGATATTCATTTGCAGGAACATCATACGGAAGGTTGAGACCACCATATCCCATCAAAATAGCCGGCCAGATAATCGTATGGAACGGAATATTATCTTTTCCGAGGAAGTAATAGTGCTTCGCATCTGGATCCGTCCAAAATTCTTTCCACTTCTCTGGATTTCCTGTTCCCTTGGCCCACTCAATCGATGCCGAGAGATATCCGATGACGGCCTCAAACCAGACATAAATTACCTTGTTTTCCCAGCCAGGCAGCGGGACGCTCACTCCCCAGGTCATGTCACGGGTGATGGGCCTATCATTCAATCCGGCCTCAAGCCAGTTCTTTGTAAATGTCTGGACATTAGGCTTCCAGTGGGTTTTACTGCTCACATAATTTAGAAGAGATTCGTTGAACGCGCTAAGCCTGAAGAAATAATGTTCCGTTTCCTTCAGTACCGGTGGCGAAGAGCAAATCGTACAAACCGCATCATTAAGTTCACCAGGCAGAAATGTGGTACCGCATCTATCGCACTGGTCACCCCTCGCCTTTTCGTATCCGCAGTTTCTGCATCGCCCCTCTACATATCTATCTGGAAGGAATCTCCCGCATTTTTCGCAGTAATATTGCAGTGTTTCCTTCTTGTAAAGATGTCCCTTTTCGAGAAGCCGGAGAAAAACGTCGTGCACGACGGCAAAATGATTTTCAGTATGAGTTTTTGTAAAAAGATCAAAGGTGATGAACATACCTCTGATCGCCTCTGAATTAATCTGGTGATATCTTTCCGCAATTTCTTCCGGGGAAACACCTTCTTTTTCGGCTTTGACTGTAACTGGCGTTCCATGTTGATCCGATCCAGAGACCATAAGGACTTCATTACCTTTCAATCTGTGATACTTAGCGAAAATGTCACCTGGCAGTAACGAACCCGCAACATGTCCTAGATGTATCGGACTGTTGGAATAAGGCCACGCAGTGCAAACCAGGATCCTAGCCATATGGAACGAGGGTGAATGAATCACATAGGATTTAAGTTTGATCATTTACAAATCGGCGATTAATATGAGAGCCAGACTGGTGTACCACATTCAAGAAGAACGATAACGATGCTTATTTTGGTAGTTTCAACTAGTATAGTGAAGCGAAATGAAAAAAACAGCGATATTTTGACGGGAAGGGTTCTGAATAATAGCATCGCGAAAGGAATTATCAAAATTACTTTAGATCCCAAGACTTCTGGTGATGATACCGATATGCTGTGGTAGACGGGCTGAGGATTTCTCAGTCATATTTCTTATCCTCCGAACACTGGTTATTAAGGGACGTATCAATTCGTTTCCGGTCTTGTTCTCAAACGAGTTTAAATGATAAACAGAAGTCACTTATTGCTACGATTCACCAAAGAAATCGTTGTTTTCGTTATTTATTGCATTTTTCATTTTCATTATTCTTTCCAATGGATTTTCACCGTATTGCAAGATGACCATCTGAATAACGACCCTTCGGAAGTGCGGCTAAATGAAATCTTACTGCAGGAAATTTCTCAACTCTTCTCATATATGTTCTTCGCATTGACGCCAAGGAAAATGTTTACGTCAATGCGAACTTTTCTTATTTAATTGTGCCCCACCAAGTTAGGTGCATCATACGCCCAGCTGATCGACAAATCCGTTTTTCACATTTTATTGAACCAAGAAGTCCTGATAGTTTTCAACCGCGTATTTTTTCCCCTTCCGCGTTACCGTGAATCCTTCTTTTTCCAGCAGTTTTTTGTGCGCCTCTGCTCCACCGGGATATTTCTCATTCAAGAGCCCGTCCGCCTTCAATGTACGCCAATACGGAATACGGAGACTCTTACCTTCCCTAGCAGCTTCTTCAGCCGCATTTGCTGCTACCATAATGAAGATTCCTGTTGTGAGAGAGCAACAGGCCCTGACTTTGTGTTTTTCTGCGATTTTCTTGCAGATTTCAACAATGGTGATTAATTTTCCCTTCGGCACTTTTTTCATTATTTCGACGACTTCGCTCGGGTTAACGAGAACGACTTCATCTCCTACCTCAGCTCCCATCTTGTGAACGGCGTTGTAACAGGGGAACTTCTTCTCCAGTTTCAAAACCTTTGGAAAACCATCTTTGTCCGCCAGCTTCTCCTGCCAAGATTTCCTCTTGTAACTCATTTCATCCTTGCCTCATTTCTTCCATACTATCTTCCTTACTAATATCGAAAATTCTACAAGTATTCTACAATTTGTCCTTATTTAATTCTTTCACGTGTATTTCGCTTTCAAAAGTACGAGGGTTAGACTAGACCTTCTCTACACCGCGAAGAAATCATCTAAAGTCCATTCATTTGTTCAGGTTCTTTATATGCGAGGTTCATACCAGATAGCAAATGCTTTGTCAAGTAGAGTCGCAGTGTTTAACATGGAATTCTCCTTTTCTTCGCGCAGGAACGCGAAATATCTGTTTTTCCTGATTATTTTGCAATCGTAAGTGATTAAAAGCCATTTCTAGAAGAATCTGCTTAGCATCTCCTATTCTAAAGGAATACGAAAATACGGTAGTAGTAATACTAACGCTGGATATCTCGAAGGAGCCCAAGAAATCGCAGACAATACTCTTAACATTTTGACATTTCTATTTATAGCCACAGTTTTGAAACAAAATAGAACTATGATGATCGAGGAAATTACCATCATCACAAAAAGAAAATCGGCATGGATACTTGCCAACAGTGAGAGTTTTGTTTGGGGGAAAGATTGGCAGTCCTTAGAGAGAACGATTCCGGAAGCACGAAAGCAGAATGCGAAAAGATAACACAAGCCTGAGATAAACCAAGAGAAGTGCAATGCCTCCAAAGATCAAAACTGGCTACCAGAAACCTGCACTTCGGAGAGATTCCACGTGTCTTTACAAGAAGATTCAACACAAAATCTCTGGAATACTCTGCCAGGGTTCGAATTCTCACTGCAGATAGTTATGCCCAAATAACGCAGAAAGCGAAAATGATAGCCAGTTAACAATGCAATAAAGATACAAGTGATTAATTCTCGTGTCGTATTGAAAATAGAGCTTATTCAAATGGATAGGATTGGTGATCGGGCACTGAGTCATGCGGGAGGAAGGGACTAGGAACATTTTTTAATGGTATCATTATTGCTGAAACTGTGCGAATTGCGACATTACTTAAGGATCGTTGTCAGCCAAAGAAGTGCAATATAGAATGCATCAAGTACTGTCCGAAAGTTCGAACTGGTGTCGAAACCATCACGATGGGAGAAAAGGGGAAACCCGTGATTTCTGAGGAGCTCTGCGTAGGATGTGGTATTTGCGTTCACAAGTGTCCGTTTGAGGCGATAAAGATCATTGGTTTGCCTGAAGAGCTCGAAAAGGATCTCGTACACCAGTATGGCCGGAATGCTTTCAGGTTGTACCGGCTTCCTGTACCTAAAGAGGGAATCGTCACGGGCATACTTGGACCAAATGGAATTGGTAAAACGACGGCACTTAGACTTTTATCGGGTGAAGAAGTGCCGAATCTTGGTAATTATGAAAATCCGCCTTCGAAAAAAGAGGTTCTCGAGCACTTCAGCGGATCAGAGCTCCATGATTATTTAGAAAAGCTCTATTCTGGCGATATCAGAGTTTCATTTAAACCACAATACGTCGATAAGATCCCGACAGCTTACAGAGGTCGAACAAGAGATCTTCTCTCACGAGTGGCGGAGCGCATGTCTATCGATGAGGTTGCAGAAAAGCTCGATCTAATGGACACACTTGACAGAGATCTGGAGAAACTCTCTGGGGGGGAATTACAAAGGGTTGCAATTGCCGCCGCGCTGTTGAAGGATGCTGACATCTATTTCTTCGATGAGCCTTCATCGTATCTCGACATTAGCCAGAGACTCAAAGTCGCAAGGATCATTCAATCATTGGGTCAGGGAAAGCACGTTGTTGTCATAGAACATGATCTCGCAATCCTCGATTTTCTTGCAGATAATGTATACCTGGTCTATGGTTCCGAAGGTGCATACGGTGTTTTCGCTCAACCGCGGCAGGTGCGCGTGGCGATCAATGTGTATCTCCAAGGTTATCTTGCCGAAGAAAACATCCGGTTTCGGGAACGAAGAATTGAATTCGAGATCAGACCTCCGAAAGAGACTTGGCAGACTGCCACACTCCTCGAATTTGGACCGCTGGGATACCAGTATCCCGGTTTTAGATTAAGGGTCGATCGCGGATCGATCAAGGTGGGTGAAACCGTTGGCGTCGTCGGACCGAACGCGATCGGAAAGACAACATTTGTTAAGATGCTCGCAGGCGTTCTGAAACCGACGAT
This region of Methanomassiliicoccales archaeon genomic DNA includes:
- a CDS encoding phosphoadenosine phosphosulfate reductase family protein, translating into MGVVHLGKMHLRWCRNCNLPILEETRCGICGKETHVVDMTPPGDVRPAFPYDVKKIVEIVDKQFGVGCGKRVIPEGTIVLLNKVPALDRMDEVIINGEVVGALRYDIGKGWKFILRMPAARAIGDIAERGFVIADDGTVESIVEHHANLMAPGVLKTAEELQVGDEVVVLTKDRHAFATGTARMSGKEMIKKGRGVAVKVRWAERPREHSSQAKKTNWSDVLKANEAVISRRVNEATRFIREVVEKNRLPCAVSFSGGKDSLACLLLTIDAGFRFPILFIDTGLEFEETVHHVLEIAKKYDLKVIIEKASENAFYGHLDIFGPPGRDYRWCCKTNKLGPTVKAITKYFPEGLLSFIGQRRYESESRAEKDRVWKNPWTPGQIGASPIQDWTALHVWLYIFSKGEKYNPWYERGLDRIGCYLCPASDLSELEIVERNCELYKKWKDYLYNYALKKGFETDWVDLGLWRWKRIPQSIIDELKRLGKEDALRQQHDTNEAERLRATQRGLTLIMQEGYSPCIKGYSAEGIFNKPLNFVAVCNLLNIVGEVDIDSEGNFCRVNDVIVMKEGAIIAKGQSPDEIKENVEKVRQAVVKAMECVGCGVCIARCNKGALMLEQDHIRILPDRCVHCGNCIEPCPALSFGDSAFEF
- the ftsZ gene encoding cell division protein FtsZ, coding for MVNSLVKHALAVSKSVNGDQQIGQGAVNVSSDIDEELRKIAAQMDVCIKIIGCGGGGSNTINRCVDAGISGAQLCAINTDAKHLLTIRAPKKILIGRTATRGLGAGAIPEVGEQAARENELEIREYLRGAHIVFVTAGLGGGTGTGAAHFVARIAKESLQALTIGVVTLPFKAEGTVRMENALAGLDKLRRVCDTTIVIPNDKLLELVPKLPIDAAFKVADEVLMQTMKGLTEIITKPGLVNLDYSDIQTVMREGGISFVGIGESDDEDDRVEAAVKEALTSPLLGEIDLKDAKGALIRVVGGPDMTIAEAQRAAEIVTNSVNERARIIWGCSIEQELKGTIKVLLIVTGAKSKYMFGRSDYDYEDKLASDFAPRRNTKGYSSANDDGIDFVR
- a CDS encoding class I tRNA ligase family protein, translated to MRIEKILVRSFKSPLAAERRRMEKRILRHGTKDPYEMVAILLKFYHNPDQKVRMGVRHCLSEITKSRVGMDAVLNNIIHPSRDVRRAVLSFLGEHVGFHAITYASFYEQTMLLIAMARNKEIPVDDIEALVEVSKSTFLDGEVIEAVKDIAACLDFVKHRYRSAEQLRAYVVDILRMAPDLSRMGVFSGAIEEPLKKAVRASRSRTYDETREIIEERMKEATVRNELLRIGRTVSDSIKERPEMKPSDLAGVDVWAISRLHELIDSVTSATVSGNKMSAIEMLRSFLEDEFLEFFEESCKKRVEEKEPSALFTIYIIGIVCLKLASALMPSSAEEIYQKYYRQFEGAPSIHLVMWPEIVMHIIG
- a CDS encoding roadblock/LC7 domain-containing protein — its product is MGELSQIRSVLDDIKNLDHVLDVSLISRGGMYITGDPPRGVHQETFAAMSAIIIGAAETTSAELKDTLNKVVLQLSNRNLILTGAGPRYLLVVATDASADVNKIANDAKEIISKIELTL
- a CDS encoding PHP domain-containing protein; protein product: MMADLHVHSIYSGDCNLKVEAILEKCRALCIRAVSIVDHNSLEGTNQALTIKQNDVIILPGVEITSSGGHVIAYNVREIIPRGKSVEETIDLIHDHGGIAVAPHPYRLWSGLGRKEIIGKKFDAIETINARSSSRSNSKAKRLLEIVDCGETGGSDAHSLSHIGKGYTLFPDHCETADDLVREILNRTTRAEGASRKFSDSLSYGAKCISEWIARGMRRL
- the metG gene encoding methionine--tRNA ligase is translated as MARILVCTAWPYSNSPIHLGHVAGSLLPGDIFAKYHRLKGNEVLMVSGSDQHGTPVTVKAEKEGVSPEEIAERYHQINSEAIRGMFITFDLFTKTHTENHFAVVHDVFLRLLEKGHLYKKETLQYYCEKCGRFLPDRYVEGRCRNCGYEKARGDQCDRCGTTFLPGELNDAVCTICSSPPVLKETEHYFFRLSAFNESLLNYVSSKTHWKPNVQTFTKNWLEAGLNDRPITRDMTWGVSVPLPGWENKVIYVWFEAVIGYLSASIEWAKGTGNPEKWKEFWTDPDAKHYYFLGKDNIPFHTIIWPAILMGYGGLNLPYDVPANEYLTFKGEKFSKSRGVSIDIPNMLSRFDPDIIRYYLAANMPENRDSEFDWDDFEAKTNNELVATLGNYYHRVLSFTYRNFGSIPACHGVDEERRKVTDAISFAVNEVDQYLSTCQFKKALKAVMDLAQFGNRFFDSVAPWALLKQDRDRCGSVLNLNLEIVKALAILSYPFLPRSASDLWALLGYEESLLSKGWDWIFIPVVPGQKLREPRPLFSKIEIEEDMTMFKEFEKLNLKVGQIISAADHPNADKLYVLEVDVGKRIRLVAGLKGQYDKNELVGKKIVVVTNLQPAKLRGVESQGMLLAAEHSNKVILLTPAEDVPAGTPVNSGMNPSDRVLPFSDFQKLRLVVGQVIDSRTIDIGRPVKIEMRNDVLKKGSKIAVFLPSPDASIALPLLTDNGILITVDGDIENGALIR
- a CDS encoding MGMT family protein, with product MSYKRKSWQEKLADKDGFPKVLKLEKKFPCYNAVHKMGAEVGDEVVLVNPSEVVEIMKKVPKGKLITIVEICKKIAEKHKVRACCSLTTGIFIMVAANAAEEAAREGKSLRIPYWRTLKADGLLNEKYPGGAEAHKKLLEKEGFTVTRKGKKYAVENYQDFLVQ
- a CDS encoding ribosome biogenesis/translation initiation ATPase RLI produces the protein MRIATLLKDRCQPKKCNIECIKYCPKVRTGVETITMGEKGKPVISEELCVGCGICVHKCPFEAIKIIGLPEELEKDLVHQYGRNAFRLYRLPVPKEGIVTGILGPNGIGKTTALRLLSGEEVPNLGNYENPPSKKEVLEHFSGSELHDYLEKLYSGDIRVSFKPQYVDKIPTAYRGRTRDLLSRVAERMSIDEVAEKLDLMDTLDRDLEKLSGGELQRVAIAAALLKDADIYFFDEPSSYLDISQRLKVARIIQSLGQGKHVVVIEHDLAILDFLADNVYLVYGSEGAYGVFAQPRQVRVAINVYLQGYLAEENIRFRERRIEFEIRPPKETWQTATLLEFGPLGYQYPGFRLRVDRGSIKVGETVGVVGPNAIGKTTFVKMLAGVLKPTMGTIDRNVKVSYKPQYITPDFEGTVRELFHSFVKDFFESGFFKSEIAEPLGLTHLYEKQVSTLAGGELQRVAIALCLSREADIYLLDEPSAYLDSNQRMEAAKTLRRVMEKQGKSALVVDHDIYFLDMVSDSIMVFSGIPGKEGLGRGPFDMRTGMNLFLKDVGVTFRRDNETNRPRINKLDSRLDREQKEKGEYYYSS